One window from the genome of Cricetulus griseus strain 17A/GY chromosome 2, alternate assembly CriGri-PICRH-1.0, whole genome shotgun sequence encodes:
- the Wdtc1 gene encoding WD and tetratricopeptide repeats protein 1 — translation MAKVNITRDLIRRQIKERGALSFERRYHVTDPFIRRLGLEAELQGHSGCVNCLEWNEKGDLLASGSDDQHTIVWDPLHHKKLLSMHTGHTANIFSVKFLPHAGDRILITGAADSKVHVHDLTVKETIHMFGDHTNRVKRIATAPMWPNTFWSAAEDGLIRQYDLRENSKHSEVLIDLTEYCGPMVEAKCLTVNPQDNNCLAVGASGPFVRLYDIRMIHNHRKSMKQSPSAGVHTFCDRQKPLPDGAAQYYVAGHLPVKLPDYNSRLRVLVATYVTFSPNGTELLVNMGGEQVYLFDLTYKQRPYTFLLPRKCHPVEVQNGKMPTNGVSNGVSNGLHLHSNGFRLPESKGCISPQMELPPYLERVKQQANEAFACQQWTQAIQLYSKAVQKAPHNAMLYGNRAAAYMKRKWDGDHYDALRDCLKAISLNPCHLKAHFRLARCLFELKYVAEALECLDDFKGKFPEQAHSSACDALGRDITAALFSKNDGEEKKAAGGGPVRLRSTNRKDSISEDEMVLRERSYDYQFRYCGHCNTTTDIKEANFFGSNAQYIVSGSDDGSFFVWEKETTNLVRVLQGDESIVNCLQPHPSYCFLATSGIDPVVRLWNPRPESEDLTGRVVEDMEGVSQANQRRMNANPLEAMLLDMGYRITGLSSGGTGASDDEDSSEGQVQCRPS, via the exons ATGGCAAAAGTCAACATAACTAGAGACCTCATTCGCAGGCAAATCAAG GAGCGGGGTGCCCTGAGCTTTGAGCGTCGATATCATGTCACTGATCCATTTATCCGGCGGCTGGGCCTGGAAGCAGAGCTTCAG GGTCACTCAGGATGTGTCAACTGTCTGGAGTGGAATGAGAAAGGAGA CTTGCTGGCTTCTGGTTCTGATGACCAGCACACCATTGTGTGGGACCCACTGCATCACAAGAAGCTACTCTCCATGCACACGGGACACACAGCAAATATCTTCTCTGTGAAG TTCCTGCCTCATGCCGGAGACCGAATCCTGATCACAGGGGCAGCCGATTCCAAGGTGCATGTCCATGACCTGACGGTAAAGGAGACGATCCACATGTTTGGAGACCATACAAACCGGGTGAAGCGCATTGCCACAGCACCCATGTGGCCTAACACGTTCTGGAGTGCCGCTGAGGATGGCCTTATCCG CCAGTATGATCTTCGGGAGAACAGCAAACACTCAGAGGTGCTGATTGATCTGACGGAGTACTGTGGCCCGATGGTGGAGGCCAAGTGTCTCACAGTCAATCCCCAGGATAACAACTGCCTGGCAGTAGGGGCCAGTGGGCCCTTTGTGAGACTCTATGACATCCGAATGATCCATAACCACAG AAAGAGCATGAAGCAGAGCCCTTCTGCGGGTGTGCACACGTTCTGTGACCGGCAGAAGCCCCTCCCGGATGGGGCAGCACAGTATTACGTGGCAG GTCACCTGCCAGTGAAGCTGCCTGACTATAACAGCCGCCTGAGAGTGCTGGTTGCCacttatgtgactttcagcccCAATGGCACAGAGCTGCTAGTCAACATGGGAGGAGAGCAG GTGTATTTGTTTGACCTGACTTACAAGCAACGGCCATATACCTTCCTCTTGCCTAGAAAATGCCATCCAGTGG AGGTCCAGAACGGCAAGATGCCTACTAACGGTGTGTCCAATGGCGTGTCTAATGGCCTACACCTTCATAGCAATGGCTTCCGGCTGCCAGAAAGCAAAGGGTGTATCAG CCCCCAGATGGAGCTGCCCCCATACCTGGAGCGTGTGAAGCAGCAAGCCAATGAAGCCTTTGCCTGCCAGCAGTGGACCCAGGCCATTCAGCTTTATAGCAAGGCTGTGCAAAAGGCGCCTCATAACGCTATGCTCTATGGAAACCGAGCTGCCGCCTACATGAAGCGCAAGTG GGATGGTGACCACTATGACGCCCTCCGGGACTGCCTCAAGGCCATCTCCTTGAACCCTTGCCACCTGAAGGCACACTTCCGTCTGGCCCGATGCCTCTTTGAACTGAAGTATGTGGCTGAGGCTCTGGAGTGCCTGGATGACTTCAAAGGGAAGTTCCCAGAGCAGGCCCACAGCAGTGCTTGTGATGCATTGGGCCGGGACATCACAGCTGCCCTTTTCTCCAAGAATGATGGTG aggagAAGAAGGCAGCTGGTGGCGGTCCAGTTCGCCTCCGCAGCACAAATCGCAAGGATTCCATCTCAGAGGATGAAATGGTGCTACGGGAACGGAGCTACGACTATCAGTTCCGCTACTGTGGCCACTGCAACACCACAACAGACATCAAGGAGGCAAACTTCTTTGGCAG CAACGCTCAATACATCGTCAGTGGCTCTGATGATGGCTCCTTCTTCGTCTGGGAAAAGGAAACCACCAACTTAGTCCGAGTGCTCCAGGGGGATGAGTCCATTGTCAACTGCTTGCAGCCGCATCCCAGCTattgcttcctggccaccagtGGCATTGACCCTGTTGTGCGACTCTGGAATCCACGGCCAGAG AGTGAAGACCTCACAGGCCGAGTTGTGGAGGATATGGAGGGTGTCTCTCAGGCCAACCAGCGGCGCATGAATGCCAATCCCTTGGAGGCAATGCTGCTGGACATGGGCTACCGGATTACAGGCCTGAGCAGTGGGGGCACGGGGGCCTCTGATGACGAGGACAGCTCAGAGGGCCAGGTGCAGTGCCGGCCCAGCTAG